In a single window of the Sphingosinicella microcystinivorans genome:
- a CDS encoding DUF6504 family protein, whose amino-acid sequence MTRVASLYLPQLAIERLRRSRRTFRPPEHVFPDLSPRLPGPIDDNPGGCSVPKDGGWRPGARWARDGALGAKSTREEIDALPAHQHPTCQEMDRRSEPAEHPFKAMLPDEGSPGPPSGWAAHLGRPMIMIARVGQRDVVTAACRAASDLGLRPGMAAAHARALTTDLDVEEADEAGDIAFLDRLALHAVGHWTPTASACVPDGLWLDLTGTAHLFGGEPAFCRRLLRFLARLGFSATIATAGTPGAAHALARYSGKPITILPPGAETAAIADLPISALRLTPDALASALRFGFERIADLLSVPRGPLAKRLGLSTVERLDQARGLVAEPIVPVVPFEEPRVMRRLLEPIGTAEALTQVIGDLVDDMVLALEKRGLGLRSAILTCLRVDGEEQRIGLGTARATRDAKHLKRMFAMRVERIEPGLGIEAMALTAPRVEDLAPVALGKGLAGKDRAPDLAPLVDQLAGRVGEKALFRMAPRESDVPERAVCPADALTSPTGWPCWKRPVRLLPRPEPLAGVVALLPDHPPRRFVWRGKPYRVVAGDGPERIHGEWWRSSREMWAVRDYFRVETTSGERFWLFRRGDGVDPPTGDLSWYMHGLFG is encoded by the coding sequence ATGACACGGGTCGCCTCGCTCTACCTGCCGCAGCTCGCCATAGAGCGGCTGCGCCGGTCGCGCCGCACGTTCAGGCCGCCTGAACACGTCTTTCCTGATCTCTCGCCCCGCCTTCCGGGGCCGATAGACGACAACCCCGGCGGTTGTTCGGTACCGAAGGATGGCGGCTGGCGGCCCGGCGCGCGCTGGGCGCGCGATGGCGCATTGGGTGCGAAGTCGACGCGCGAGGAGATCGATGCGCTGCCCGCGCATCAGCACCCGACTTGCCAAGAGATGGATCGTCGCAGCGAGCCCGCCGAGCACCCGTTCAAGGCGATGCTCCCCGACGAAGGCAGTCCAGGCCCACCGTCCGGCTGGGCCGCGCATCTGGGCCGGCCGATGATCATGATTGCGCGCGTCGGCCAGCGCGATGTCGTCACCGCCGCTTGCCGCGCCGCGTCCGATCTTGGTCTCCGTCCCGGCATGGCGGCGGCGCATGCCCGCGCGCTCACCACCGATCTTGACGTCGAGGAGGCCGATGAAGCGGGCGATATCGCCTTCCTCGACCGGCTGGCGCTGCACGCGGTCGGACACTGGACGCCGACCGCCAGCGCGTGCGTGCCTGACGGGCTCTGGCTCGACCTTACCGGCACGGCGCATCTGTTCGGGGGCGAGCCCGCTTTCTGCCGCCGCCTGCTGCGCTTCCTCGCGCGGCTGGGATTTAGCGCGACGATCGCGACCGCCGGGACGCCGGGCGCTGCGCATGCACTGGCACGCTATTCGGGAAAGCCGATCACCATATTGCCTCCCGGTGCCGAGACAGCAGCCATCGCCGATCTGCCGATTTCGGCGCTGCGACTCACACCCGACGCCCTGGCGTCGGCCTTGCGCTTCGGTTTCGAGCGGATCGCCGATCTCTTGTCCGTCCCGCGCGGTCCGCTCGCGAAGCGGCTCGGTCTTTCAACCGTCGAACGGCTCGATCAGGCGCGCGGGCTGGTCGCCGAACCGATCGTGCCGGTGGTCCCGTTCGAAGAACCACGGGTCATGCGCCGCCTGCTCGAACCGATCGGCACGGCCGAGGCGCTCACCCAGGTTATCGGTGATCTGGTCGATGACATGGTGCTTGCCCTCGAAAAGCGCGGCCTGGGGCTGCGCTCCGCCATCCTCACCTGCCTGCGCGTCGATGGCGAGGAGCAGCGGATCGGGCTCGGCACGGCGCGGGCAACCCGCGACGCCAAGCATCTGAAGCGCATGTTCGCCATGCGCGTCGAACGGATCGAGCCGGGACTTGGCATCGAAGCGATGGCGCTCACCGCGCCGCGCGTCGAGGATCTTGCTCCCGTGGCGCTCGGTAAGGGACTCGCCGGCAAGGATCGTGCGCCCGATCTGGCGCCATTGGTCGACCAGCTTGCCGGCCGTGTCGGCGAGAAGGCATTGTTCCGCATGGCCCCCCGCGAAAGCGATGTGCCCGAGCGCGCGGTCTGCCCGGCCGACGCGCTCACGAGTCCGACGGGCTGGCCATGCTGGAAACGGCCCGTTCGACTGCTGCCCCGCCCCGAGCCGCTGGCGGGCGTGGTCGCCTTGCTCCCGGATCACCCGCCGCGCCGGTTCGTGTGGCGCGGCAAGCCCTATCGTGTCGTCGCCGGGGACGGTCCCGAGCGCATCCATGGCGAATGGTGGCGCAGTTCCCGCGAGATGTGGGCGGTACGGGATTATTTCCGGGTCGAGACGACGAGCGGCGAGCGCTTCTGGCTGTTTCGCCGCGGCGACGGCGTCGATCCGCCAACCGGCGACCTAAGCTGGTATATGCACGGGCTGTTCGGCTGA
- a CDS encoding ImuA family protein → MSVQTALQRPRAEQLAALRAQLAHARGARGPALAFGLDAIDDRLADRGLDGAGLHEIAAATAALSDDAAATLFAAGIAARFAEKPGFTVLWALTRFDLYAPGLEQVGLGPAKLLYAHGRNDADVLAMAEDALREGTLACVVAEVKTADQTATRRLQLAASDGRTPMLLYRRHRACDRCPLTIPSSAMTRWRIGCRSSEPLPHPGVGRARWAVELVRQRNGNPFSLEVEASDDTGRLALPAAARHRAAAPVAPHVQAA, encoded by the coding sequence ATGTCTGTGCAAACCGCCTTACAACGGCCTCGCGCCGAACAGCTTGCCGCGCTCCGCGCGCAACTGGCCCATGCGCGCGGTGCGCGCGGACCCGCGCTGGCGTTCGGGCTGGACGCGATCGATGACCGGCTCGCCGACCGCGGGCTCGATGGCGCCGGCCTCCACGAGATAGCTGCCGCGACAGCGGCGCTAAGTGACGATGCCGCGGCGACGCTGTTCGCAGCGGGCATCGCGGCACGCTTTGCGGAGAAGCCCGGATTCACCGTGCTGTGGGCGCTCACGCGCTTCGATCTCTATGCGCCGGGACTGGAACAGGTCGGGCTTGGTCCGGCCAAGCTTCTCTACGCGCATGGCCGCAACGACGCCGATGTTCTGGCGATGGCCGAAGATGCCTTGCGCGAAGGGACGCTCGCCTGCGTGGTCGCCGAGGTGAAGACGGCAGATCAGACCGCGACGCGCCGGCTTCAGCTTGCCGCCTCCGATGGCCGGACGCCGATGCTGCTCTACCGCCGTCACCGAGCGTGCGATCGCTGCCCGCTGACCATTCCCTCCTCCGCAATGACGCGCTGGCGGATCGGCTGCCGATCATCGGAGCCGCTCCCGCATCCGGGCGTCGGCCGCGCCCGCTGGGCGGTCGAGCTTGTCCGCCAGCGAAACGGCAATCCCTTTTCTCTCGAAGTTGAAGCCAGCGATGACACGGGTCGCCTCGCTCTACCTGCCGCAGCTCGCCATAGAGCGGCTGCGCCGGTCGCGCCGCACGTTCAGGCCGCCTGA